GCTGAAAGCACACTAGGCCCGAATTGGACACATACTGTCTTTCTTATCGGCTATCCCAGAAGCATCTTTATATTACGGACCATTTTTTCAGGCTGTGCCGGTTTTACCATATACAGGTTGGCGCCGAGGCTCATGCCGGTCTGGATGTCTTTTTCCTGCCCTTCCGTTGAAAGGACAATAATAGGAATATCCTTATAGGCATCCTGAGCGCGGATGGTCTTGATAAACGTGAAGCCGTCCATGCGGGG
Above is a window of Desulfovibrio desulfuricans DSM 642 DNA encoding:
- a CDS encoding response regulator, whose amino-acid sequence is MKKHIMVVDDSKTIRNLVAFVLKGEGFKVSTAEDGLDAIEKLYSLEPVDLIVSDVNMPRMDGFTFIKTIRAQDAYKDIPIIVLSTEGQEKDIQTGMSLGANLYMVKPAQPEKMVRNIKMLLG